In uncultured Cohaesibacter sp., a genomic segment contains:
- a CDS encoding Maf-like protein: MIPLILASKSQARASLLSNAGLSFETFAAEVDERAAEQPLVETGAPPADIATLLAEVKAMDVSTRNPDALVIGADQTLGFGDKRFNKPENEDAARRQLLDLCGQSHQLHSAVACAKGGEILWSHVSTATLTMRPLSPQEIGRYMARVGDQVRSSVGCYQLEGLGVQLFEQIDGDYFTILGLPLLPLLSYLRQHQGLEF, translated from the coding sequence ATGATTCCATTGATTCTCGCTTCGAAAAGTCAGGCACGGGCGTCTCTTCTGTCCAATGCCGGACTGTCCTTTGAAACTTTTGCCGCTGAAGTGGATGAACGGGCAGCGGAACAGCCGCTGGTCGAAACTGGTGCACCGCCCGCCGATATTGCCACTCTGCTGGCGGAAGTGAAGGCGATGGATGTGTCCACCCGCAATCCCGACGCCCTGGTGATCGGGGCTGACCAGACTCTGGGGTTTGGGGATAAACGCTTCAACAAACCGGAAAATGAAGACGCCGCCCGTCGGCAACTGTTGGATCTCTGCGGTCAGAGCCATCAGCTGCATTCTGCGGTGGCCTGTGCAAAGGGTGGGGAAATCCTCTGGAGTCACGTCTCGACAGCCACCCTCACCATGCGGCCTCTGAGTCCGCAGGAGATCGGGCGCTATATGGCAAGAGTGGGCGATCAGGTGCGGTCCAGTGTCGGCTGCTACCAGCTTGAAGGGCTGGGTGTGCAGCTGTTTGAACAGATCGACGGCGACTATTTCACCATTCTCGGCCTGCCCTTGCTGCCCCTACTGAGCTATCTGCGCCAGCATCAGGGATTGGAATTCTGA
- the dnaQ gene encoding DNA polymerase III subunit epsilon, giving the protein MALREIVFDTETTGLDVMTGDRVVEIGCVELINHLPTENNFHVYINPERDMPEEAFRVHGLSEEFLSDKPKFAEIAKDFHEFIKDTVLIAHNASFDVKFLNWELEKAGFPKIDKELVIDTLAMARQRFPAGPNNLDVLCSRFGIDNSKRTLHGALLDSEILADVYLELIGGRQTSFMLSSEQQNEADHLGGTTGQRQPARTRPTPLPARLTEAEVEAHLTFLKEVKGDVIWTQYMPQPEAAEQSEG; this is encoded by the coding sequence ATGGCACTGAGGGAAATTGTATTCGATACCGAAACAACCGGTCTGGACGTCATGACGGGGGACAGGGTTGTCGAAATCGGCTGCGTGGAACTGATCAACCATCTACCGACGGAGAACAATTTTCACGTTTATATCAATCCTGAGCGGGACATGCCCGAAGAGGCCTTCCGAGTGCACGGGCTGTCGGAGGAGTTTCTCTCCGACAAGCCGAAATTTGCCGAAATCGCCAAGGATTTCCACGAATTCATCAAGGATACGGTGCTGATTGCCCACAACGCCAGCTTCGACGTCAAGTTTCTCAACTGGGAGCTGGAAAAGGCCGGATTCCCGAAAATCGACAAGGAACTGGTCATTGATACGCTGGCCATGGCGCGTCAGAGATTTCCTGCCGGTCCGAACAACCTCGATGTGCTCTGCAGCCGCTTTGGTATCGACAACTCAAAACGCACCCTGCACGGTGCTCTGCTCGATAGTGAGATTCTGGCAGACGTCTATCTGGAACTGATCGGCGGCCGTCAGACCAGTTTCATGCTGTCCAGTGAACAGCAGAATGAAGCCGATCACCTCGGCGGTACCACCGGGCAGCGGCAGCCCGCCAGAACGCGCCCTACGCCTCTTCCCGCCCGGTTGACCGAAGCCGAGGTCGAAGCGCATCTGACTTTCCTGAAGGAAGTCAAGGGCGACGTCATCTGGACGCAATACATGCCGCAGCCAGAGGCGGCCGAGCAGAGCGAAGGCTGA
- the hemE gene encoding uroporphyrinogen decarboxylase — protein sequence MINRRLMNVLNGQTEKIPPIWLMRQAGRYLPEYRATRAQAGDFLSLCYNPDLATEVTLQPIRRFGFDAAILFSDILVIPDGLGRSVRFVQGEGPQLDPISSEEIMDLDPSKVIDHLSPVFEAVGKIRHELPEETTFLGFCGAPWTVATYMIAGHGTPDQAPARLFARKYPEAFEALINALVEASILYLVKQLQCGADAVQIFDSWAGVLDDALYATASRDPIARIVAGVRAQIPDAKIIGFPKGAGMRLEDFVSVTGVNAIGLDWTVPLDWARDVLQSKVALQGNLDPTLLMSDERHLDEAIDRIMASWSNGPFIFNLGHGISPQGDINLVHRLIDRVRSYQG from the coding sequence GTGATCAATCGACGCTTGATGAACGTTCTGAATGGCCAGACCGAGAAGATCCCACCCATCTGGCTGATGAGGCAGGCGGGACGGTATCTTCCCGAATATCGCGCCACCAGAGCTCAGGCAGGTGATTTTCTTTCCCTTTGCTACAATCCGGATCTGGCAACCGAGGTAACGCTGCAACCCATTCGCCGATTTGGCTTCGATGCAGCAATCCTCTTCTCGGATATTCTTGTCATCCCTGATGGACTTGGGCGTTCGGTAAGGTTCGTTCAAGGGGAAGGTCCGCAGCTTGATCCGATTTCTTCCGAGGAAATCATGGATCTTGATCCTTCCAAGGTGATTGATCATCTCTCGCCGGTATTTGAGGCCGTTGGCAAGATCCGTCATGAGCTGCCGGAGGAAACGACGTTTCTTGGCTTCTGTGGTGCACCCTGGACGGTGGCGACCTACATGATCGCCGGGCATGGCACACCGGATCAGGCTCCGGCCCGTCTGTTTGCGCGCAAGTATCCCGAGGCTTTCGAGGCGTTGATCAATGCTCTCGTCGAGGCTTCGATCCTCTATCTGGTCAAGCAGTTGCAGTGTGGGGCCGATGCGGTGCAGATTTTCGACAGCTGGGCTGGCGTGCTGGATGATGCGCTCTATGCGACGGCGTCTCGTGATCCGATCGCCCGAATCGTGGCTGGCGTGCGGGCACAAATCCCTGATGCAAAGATCATCGGTTTCCCGAAAGGGGCAGGGATGCGGCTTGAGGATTTCGTTTCGGTGACCGGCGTCAATGCCATCGGGCTTGACTGGACCGTGCCGCTTGACTGGGCGCGGGATGTCCTGCAGTCGAAGGTGGCTTTGCAGGGCAATCTGGATCCGACCCTTCTGATGTCAGATGAACGGCATCTGGATGAGGCCATTGACCGGATCATGGCATCATGGAGCAACGGACCCTTCATCTTCAACCTTGGTCACGGCATATCTCCTCAGGGTGATATCAATCTGGTTCATCGTCTGATAGATCGTGTACGGTCCTATCAGGGGTAG
- the hemJ gene encoding protoporphyrinogen oxidase HemJ: protein MDFLEFLPYEWTKALHIICVITWMAGIFYLPRLFVYHASAEIGSDKSETFKVMERKLLKGIMNPSLIASWVFGLWLAFGHGIWTADAIWLHIKFLLVSLMTAYHMVCARYVRIFAADQNRKSHVYYRYFNEIPTLLMLAIVILAVVKPF from the coding sequence ATGGACTTTCTGGAATTCCTGCCCTACGAGTGGACCAAGGCGCTGCATATCATCTGCGTGATCACCTGGATGGCGGGCATCTTCTATCTGCCGCGGCTGTTCGTCTATCACGCATCGGCCGAGATCGGCTCCGACAAATCCGAAACCTTCAAGGTGATGGAGCGCAAGCTGCTCAAGGGCATCATGAATCCGTCGCTGATTGCCAGTTGGGTTTTCGGTCTGTGGCTGGCCTTTGGTCATGGCATCTGGACGGCCGATGCCATCTGGCTACATATCAAGTTCTTGCTTGTAAGTCTGATGACCGCATACCATATGGTCTGTGCACGCTATGTGCGCATCTTTGCTGCCGATCAAAATCGCAAGAGCCATGTCTACTATCGTTATTTCAACGAAATTCCGACCTTGTTGATGCTGGCGATTGTCATCCTGGCTGTTGTTAAGCCATTTTAA
- a CDS encoding Tim44/TimA family putative adaptor protein: MSQFLGFDLTSVVFLIIAVVLFWRLKDVLGTRTGNEADPFDPFSDHEKDKERKAPPADDVGDNVIALPDRVDSEAETVEEKNRRIEKIAPAGSSLNAALSQLMAMDRSFDPDSFLAGARIAYEMIVTAYAEGDRKTLKQLLAADVFTGFTSALDERESKNLRVEFTFIGINKSSIVEAEVAGNEAQITVRFVSSITSCTKDDIGHVIEGDPNSVEEVTDIWTFSRDMSSRNPNWKLIGTESAQ; the protein is encoded by the coding sequence ATGTCCCAATTCCTCGGTTTCGATTTAACTTCAGTCGTTTTCCTCATTATTGCCGTCGTCTTGTTCTGGCGCTTAAAGGATGTTCTTGGCACAAGGACAGGCAATGAAGCCGATCCTTTTGATCCGTTTTCGGATCATGAAAAGGACAAGGAGAGAAAAGCGCCACCCGCAGATGATGTCGGGGATAATGTGATTGCCTTGCCTGACCGCGTCGACAGTGAAGCGGAAACGGTGGAAGAGAAAAACCGGCGCATCGAGAAGATTGCTCCTGCCGGCTCATCGCTTAATGCTGCGCTTTCCCAGCTCATGGCCATGGATCGCAGCTTTGATCCGGATAGTTTCCTTGCCGGGGCACGCATCGCCTATGAAATGATTGTCACCGCCTACGCAGAGGGAGACCGCAAGACTCTCAAGCAGCTGCTGGCTGCCGATGTGTTCACCGGCTTCACCAGTGCGCTGGATGAACGGGAGAGCAAGAATCTCCGGGTTGAATTCACCTTCATCGGCATCAACAAGTCTTCCATTGTGGAGGCGGAAGTGGCAGGCAACGAGGCACAGATAACCGTGCGCTTCGTCTCCTCCATCACCTCCTGCACCAAGGACGACATCGGCCATGTCATTGAAGGGGATCCGAATTCGGTCGAGGAAGTCACCGATATCTGGACCTTCAGCCGTGATATGAGCAGCCGGAACCCGAACTGGAAATTGATCGGTACCGAATCGGCCCAATGA
- the coaE gene encoding dephospho-CoA kinase (Dephospho-CoA kinase (CoaE) performs the final step in coenzyme A biosynthesis.), translated as MIKIGLTGSIGMGKTTTGQMFVDRGCPLHDADATVHRLYKGAAVPLIEADFPGTTGPLGVDRAALSSRVIGNPEAMKRLETIIHPLVRQQEREFYDQARANGIEMVVLDIPLLFETGAEDRVDVVVVVSADADTQRQRVLARPGMTVEKFEAIKAKQMPDEEKRSRADYVVDTGRGLDAAAAQVDAILEDIKRRFARRCE; from the coding sequence ATGATCAAGATCGGCCTCACCGGCTCCATCGGAATGGGCAAGACAACGACCGGACAGATGTTCGTTGATCGCGGGTGCCCGCTACATGATGCCGATGCTACGGTTCATCGACTCTACAAGGGGGCGGCCGTGCCGCTGATCGAAGCGGATTTTCCCGGTACCACCGGGCCCTTGGGGGTGGATCGGGCAGCGCTTTCGTCCCGCGTCATCGGCAATCCTGAGGCCATGAAGCGTCTTGAGACCATCATCCACCCGCTGGTGCGGCAGCAAGAGCGGGAATTCTACGATCAGGCCCGCGCCAACGGCATCGAGATGGTGGTGCTGGATATCCCGCTGTTGTTCGAGACTGGCGCCGAGGATCGTGTGGATGTTGTTGTTGTGGTCTCAGCCGATGCAGACACCCAGCGCCAACGGGTTCTGGCACGGCCGGGCATGACGGTCGAGAAATTCGAGGCCATCAAGGCCAAACAGATGCCCGATGAGGAAAAGCGCAGCCGGGCGGACTATGTCGTTGATACCGGCAGAGGGCTGGACGCCGCCGCCGCCCAGGTTGATGCCATCCTCGAGGACATCAAAAGACGCTTTGCACGAAGATGCGAATAG
- the secB gene encoding protein-export chaperone SecB: MSDAQENGAAAGGDLKLPGMRILAQYIKDLSFENPNAPDSLRPREKAPDINVQINVNATPLSETEFEAELTLNAKATVDDTTMFNVELLYAGIFSVSNVPQEQLHPFVMIECPRLLFPFARQIISDATMRGGFPPLNVDPIDFAQLYRQRMMEMAAQQQQTQPTQ, encoded by the coding sequence ATGAGCGACGCACAAGAAAATGGCGCAGCTGCAGGCGGAGACCTCAAACTGCCTGGCATGAGAATTCTGGCCCAGTATATCAAGGATCTGTCATTCGAGAATCCCAATGCTCCAGATTCCCTGCGTCCCCGCGAGAAAGCTCCGGATATCAACGTTCAGATCAACGTGAACGCCACTCCGCTTTCCGAAACCGAATTCGAAGCAGAGCTGACCCTGAACGCCAAGGCAACCGTCGACGATACCACCATGTTCAACGTCGAACTGCTCTATGCCGGCATCTTCTCGGTCTCCAACGTTCCGCAGGAACAGCTGCATCCGTTCGTGATGATCGAATGCCCACGCCTGCTGTTCCCGTTTGCCCGTCAGATCATTTCCGACGCGACCATGCGCGGTGGTTTCCCTCCGCTGAATGTGGATCCGATCGACTTTGCCCAGCTCTATCGTCAGCGGATGATGGAAATGGCTGCTCAGCAGCAGCAGACCCAGCCAACCCAATAA
- the rho gene encoding transcription termination factor Rho: MREMKLKELKQKSPTELLNFAEELEVENASTLRKQELLFAILKQLAERETDIIGEGVVEVLQDGFGFLRSPDANYLPGPDDIYISPSQIRRFSLRTGDTVEGHIRSPKEGERYFALLKVNTVNFEDPDKARHKVHFDNLTPLHPDERFKLESTDPEGKDMSSRVIDLVAPLGKGQRALIVAPPRTGKTVLLQNIAKSITANHPDSCLIVLLIDERPEEVTDMKRTVNGEVVSSTFDEPASRHVQVAEMVIEKAKRLVEHGRDVVILLDSITRLGRAYNTVIPSSGKVLTGGVDANALQRPKRFFGAARNIEEGGSLTIIATALIDTGSRMDEVIFEEFKGTGNAEIVLDRKVSDKRIFPAMDILKSGTRKEEIMVERKDLQKVFVLRRILSAMNNVDAIEFLLDKLRATKNNAEFFDNMNT; the protein is encoded by the coding sequence ATGCGCGAAATGAAATTAAAAGAACTCAAACAAAAATCCCCAACAGAGCTATTGAACTTTGCTGAAGAGCTCGAGGTCGAAAATGCCAGCACGCTGCGAAAGCAGGAACTGCTTTTTGCGATCCTCAAACAGCTTGCAGAACGAGAAACTGATATCATCGGCGAAGGTGTCGTCGAGGTATTGCAGGATGGTTTCGGTTTTCTGCGGTCACCAGATGCAAACTATCTGCCTGGCCCCGACGATATCTATATTTCACCTTCTCAGATCCGGCGCTTTTCTCTGCGCACGGGTGATACGGTGGAAGGACATATTCGCAGCCCCAAGGAAGGCGAACGCTATTTTGCCCTTCTGAAGGTGAATACTGTCAACTTTGAAGATCCGGACAAAGCGCGCCACAAGGTGCATTTTGACAACCTGACACCTTTGCATCCCGATGAACGGTTCAAGCTGGAATCAACCGATCCGGAAGGCAAGGACATGTCCAGCCGTGTGATTGATCTGGTCGCTCCGCTTGGCAAAGGTCAGCGCGCCCTGATCGTTGCGCCGCCGCGTACCGGTAAAACCGTGCTGTTGCAGAATATCGCCAAGTCGATCACTGCAAACCATCCGGACAGCTGTCTCATTGTCCTTCTGATCGACGAGCGCCCTGAAGAGGTGACCGACATGAAGCGGACGGTGAATGGCGAAGTGGTTTCCTCCACCTTCGATGAACCGGCTTCCCGCCATGTGCAGGTTGCTGAAATGGTCATCGAAAAGGCAAAACGCCTGGTGGAACATGGTCGTGACGTGGTTATTCTTCTTGATTCCATCACCCGTCTTGGACGCGCCTACAACACGGTCATTCCGTCTTCGGGCAAGGTTCTGACCGGTGGTGTTGATGCCAACGCGTTGCAGCGTCCGAAGCGCTTCTTCGGTGCGGCTCGTAATATCGAGGAAGGTGGCTCGCTGACGATCATCGCGACAGCCCTTATCGATACGGGTAGTCGCATGGACGAGGTCATCTTCGAAGAATTCAAGGGCACGGGTAACGCCGAAATCGTTCTTGATCGCAAGGTATCCGACAAGCGTATCTTCCCGGCGATGGACATTCTCAAGTCCGGTACCCGCAAGGAAGAGATCATGGTCGAGCGCAAGGATTTGCAGAAGGTTTTCGTTCTGCGTCGTATTCTTAGCGCCATGAACAATGTCGATGCCATCGAGTTCTTGCTCGACAAGCTGCGGGCGACCAAGAACAATGCCGAATTCTTCGACAACATGAATACCTGA
- a CDS encoding FxsA family protein codes for MTNRSLFPFLPFLLLAVPILEIGVFILVGEQIGVVNTLLGVLLTAVIGTILLRRQGFALIGQAQQQMNEGKIPGKEMAHGVMLLAAGLLLLTPGFVTDTFGFLLLVPGIRDGIFHFFKSRVTVAGLHSQSFGSGGGTYYESYSYQSRNTDSRPSSDDIIDLDEDQFGEVKDHTVIENGNGPDSPWNKSS; via the coding sequence GTGACGAACAGATCGCTCTTTCCATTCCTTCCTTTTCTGCTGCTGGCAGTGCCGATCCTGGAAATTGGCGTCTTCATCCTCGTTGGCGAGCAAATCGGCGTTGTCAACACACTGCTCGGCGTGCTCCTGACGGCAGTCATCGGCACCATTCTTCTGCGTCGGCAGGGCTTTGCCCTGATCGGGCAAGCGCAGCAGCAGATGAACGAGGGCAAGATTCCCGGCAAGGAAATGGCGCATGGTGTCATGCTGCTGGCCGCCGGGCTTCTTTTGCTGACGCCGGGCTTTGTCACCGACACCTTCGGTTTTCTGCTGCTGGTTCCCGGTATTCGTGACGGTATTTTCCACTTTTTCAAAAGCCGAGTCACTGTGGCCGGACTGCACAGTCAGTCTTTTGGCAGCGGTGGCGGTACCTATTACGAAAGTTACAGCTATCAGTCGCGCAACACGGATTCGCGGCCTTCGAGTGACGACATCATCGATCTGGATGAGGATCAGTTTGGCGAAGTGAAAGATCACACGGTCATCGAAAATGGTAATGGACCGGATTCGCCCTGGAACAAGTCTTCCTGA
- a CDS encoding shikimate dehydrogenase: MSEAPTTQMPKAFVIGWPIEQSKSPLIHGHWLDHYGLVGSYEKIAVEPENLGAFIGSMKERGFVGGNVTIPHKQAVLDHVDVIHPAAQKLKAANTLWFEDGKLHADNTDGYGFLANLDQQQPGWDRATGANAMVLGAGGAARPVINGLLERGFETVTIANRTRSKSEELAQLFAALGLSDRVLVVDWEKRAESLNTIDCLVNTSSLGMIGQPPLDLSLDALPVSALVTDIVYNPLETDILRQARMRGNPVVDGLGMLLHQAVPGFEHWFGKRPVVTDLLRKTVLKSL, translated from the coding sequence ATGAGCGAAGCACCAACCACTCAAATGCCAAAGGCTTTCGTTATCGGCTGGCCGATTGAACAGTCCAAATCGCCGCTTATCCATGGCCACTGGCTTGATCACTATGGCCTTGTCGGCAGCTACGAGAAAATTGCCGTTGAACCGGAAAATCTCGGCGCTTTCATCGGCAGCATGAAAGAGCGGGGCTTTGTCGGCGGTAACGTGACCATTCCCCACAAGCAGGCGGTGCTGGATCATGTCGATGTCATCCATCCGGCCGCACAGAAGCTCAAGGCAGCCAATACCCTGTGGTTCGAAGACGGAAAGCTGCATGCGGACAACACCGACGGTTATGGTTTTCTGGCCAATCTCGACCAGCAGCAGCCCGGTTGGGACAGGGCAACAGGCGCAAATGCCATGGTGCTTGGGGCTGGCGGGGCTGCTCGTCCGGTCATCAACGGGCTTCTCGAGCGTGGCTTTGAAACCGTTACGATTGCGAATCGAACAAGATCGAAATCGGAAGAGCTTGCGCAGCTGTTTGCCGCACTCGGATTGAGCGATCGGGTCCTCGTGGTCGACTGGGAAAAGCGCGCTGAAAGCCTTAACACCATCGATTGTCTGGTCAATACCTCAAGCCTTGGCATGATCGGACAGCCGCCGCTCGATCTCTCTCTAGATGCCCTGCCCGTTTCGGCACTGGTCACCGATATTGTCTATAATCCGCTGGAAACAGACATCCTGCGACAAGCCCGGATGCGCGGTAATCCGGTGGTCGATGGTCTTGGTATGTTGTTGCATCAGGCTGTTCCGGGTTTTGAGCATTGGTTTGGCAAGCGCCCTGTGGTCACCGACCTTCTGCGTAAGACGGTTTTGAAAAGCTTGTAG